In one window of Carassius carassius chromosome 38, fCarCar2.1, whole genome shotgun sequence DNA:
- the LOC132119296 gene encoding plasmalemma vesicle-associated protein-like, with amino-acid sequence MYNNSYSRATLGLETKHIHKAKKGKSCGYYMRILFFFSSLIQSLIIASLVLFLVYGQPEKTAEEKRVEELELAFNKLSTDNTKLRKDKADLTSALKAKTGEKDAADKEIAKLKNDLNLTTIKSSNVQKSLSLCEASKIKLLSTRNTPLPCPPSNNNQNGEIKSLNSLLEQQKVLYGILKNNFSQTVEYLKADLDNAVKDKNEHHSLVIQLRQENLSLKSQLDVYTKKCKEDFAVSLQGIQTVTSAFLTKIDNFFTNSVTFHLTCPKQEEQMERIRSNCSSLSRQVEDKFQSYLDSVGAKVSSIQKQSSRLEVQNGELTSELDMCKTDWEKEATESSKKLQDAQQKYDKQLEQLLKEQNRLREAKELVEAKLAVKDATVISLQNGCVQQPKPAGLQPPGTAGLYPPAPGRSH; translated from the exons ATGTACAACAACAGCTACTCCCGGGCCACTCTGGGACTGGAGACCAAACACATCCACAAGGCGAAGAAGGGGAAAAGCTGTGGCTACTACATGAGGATCCTCTTCTTCTTCTCGTCTCTGATCCAGTCCCTCATCATTGCCAGTTTGGTGCTCTTCCTGGTGTACGGCCAGCCGGAGAAGACCGCCGAGGAGAAGAGAGTGGAAGAGCTGGAGCTGGCCTTTAACAAGCTCTCCACAGACAACACCAAACTCAGAAAAGACAAAGCTGACCTCACCAGTGCCCTCAAAGCAAAGACTGGAGAGAAGGATGCAGCAGATAAAGAAATAGCAAAACTGAAAAATGACTTGAACTTGACAACAATCAAGAGCAGTAACGTGCAGAAGTCTCTT TCTCTTTGTGAGGCCAGTAAAATAAAGCTTTTGAGCACTCGAAATACTCCACTCCCATGTCCACCAAGCAATAACAATCAGAACG GTGAAATAAAATCTCTAAATTCTCTTCTGGAACAGCAGAAAGTTCTATATGGAATCCTTAAGAATAACTTCAGCCAAACGGTGGAGTACCTTAAAGCTGACTTGGACAATGCAGTGAAGGATAAAAATGAACATCATAGTCTGGTGATACAGCTGAGACAAGAAAACCTGAGTCTGAAATCCCAGCTTGATGTTTACACCAAGAAATGCAAAGAAGACTTTGCAGTGTCCCTCCAGGGCATCCAGACGGTCACAAGTGCCTTCCTGACCAAAATCGACAACTTCTTTACCAACTCGGTCACGTTTCACCTCACCTGCCCCAAACAGGAAGAACAGATGGAAAGGATTCGCTCCAACTGCTCAAGCCTCTCTCGGCAGGTGGAGGACAAGTTCCAGAGCTACCTGGACAGCGTGGGAGCGAAGGTCTCGAGCATTCAGAAACAGAGCAGCCGTCTGGAAGTACAGAATGGGGAACTGACTTCAGAACTGGACATGTGCAAAACGGATTGGGAAAAAGAGGCTACGGAGAGCAGCAAAAAACTGCAGGATGCCCAACAGAAGTATGATAAGCAACTGGAGCAGCTTCTTAAGGAGCAAAACAGACTGAGGGAAGCCAAAGAACTAGTAGAAGCCAAGCTTGCAGTGAAGGACGCCACAGTTATATCGTTGCAAAATGGCTGCGTACAACAG CCCAAACCTGCTGGTCTTCAACCCCCTGGCACAGCCGGCCTTTATCCCCCCGCACCTGGTAGGAGCCATTAA
- the LOC132119002 gene encoding BRISC and BRCA1-A complex member 1, giving the protein METPEPGQADGEERMMELRPRTRSNPEGAEDRRSSTPPQTQPQPAVGSRVEGEGEASSSDSPPAPAAVTATASIPAMKERPKAPQPSVSPQIPPSAELHLRAPRVNCPEKVIICLDLSEEMSLQKLESFNGSKTNALNISQKMIEMFVRTKHKIDKRHEFALVVVNDDAMWLSGFTSDPRELCSCLYDLETNVCESFNLEDLLNLILQKIELPQVENIQTIPPPFVIRTLLLFSRHAGMLQFNPSDAAKKMLQSPYFFFDVVYLHNGAEEQTEDTSWKDVYASFNELDSKGMCYRFEVSLCGPAIELHNCMAKLLCHPLQRPFQSHASYSLLEDEDTQENEATV; this is encoded by the exons ATGGAGACCCCTGAGCCCGGCCAGGCCGATGGAGAGGAGCGGATGATGGAGCTGAGACCCAGGACCCGCTCCAATCCGGAGGGAGCAGAGGACCGGCGCAGCAGCACCCCGCCGCAGACGCAGCCGCAGCCGGCCGTGGGCAGCCGTgtggagggagagggagaggcgtCCAGCTCCGACAGCCCTCCGGCTCCTGCGGCTGTGACAGCCACGGCCAGCATCCCTGCCATGAAGGAGAGACCCAAAGCCCCTCAGCCGTCTGTGAGCCCCCAGATCCCCCCATCAGCTGAGTTACACCTGCGCGCACCACGAGTCAACTGTCCCGAGAAAGTG ATAATCTGTTTGGACCTTTCAGAGGAGATGTCTCTACAAAAACTAGAGTCGTTTAATGG GTCCAAGACAAACGCCTTAAATATTTCGCAGAAAATGATTGAGATGTTTGTGAGGACCAAGCACAAGATCGACAAAAGGCATGAGTTTGCTCTGGTGGTGGTGAACGATGATGCCATGTGG TTATCAGGATTCACGTCTGATCCACGAGAGCTGTGCAGCTGTCTGTACGACCTGGAGACCAACGTCTGCGAGTCCTTCA ATCTGGAAGATCTCCTCAATCTCAT TTTGCAGAAAATCGAACTTCCTCAGGTGGAGAACATTCAGACCATCCCGCCTCCTTTTGTGATCCGGACCCTCCTCCTCTTCAGCCGGCATGCTGGCATGCTTCAGTTCAACCCCTCTGATGCTGCCAAA AAAATGCTACAGTCTCCTTATTTCTTCTTTGATGTTGTGTATCTTCATAATGGAGCTGAAGAACAGACAGAAGACACTAGCTGGAAG gaCGTGTACGCCTCCTTCAACGAGCTGGACTCGAAGGGAATGTGTTACCGCTTCGAGGTGTCCCTGTGTGGTCCTGCTATTGAGCTGCACAACTGCATGGCCAAGCTGCTGTGCCACCCGCTGCAGAGACCCTTCCAGAGCCACGCGTCCTACagtctgctggaggacgaagacACGCAAGAGAACGAGGCCACGGTGTGA